Proteins encoded by one window of Simiduia curdlanivorans:
- a CDS encoding HAD family hydrolase, which translates to METLQLEQLAQSELPASPIRLAYFDIDGTLLDADGKLPAPVIQAIQRIQRQGVLTAFATGRPPFATEALQRQLSMNAPSVFYTGALCEAETICHADHTLALVELAPLLMQAQVYGFHAEVYYRDHYRVEAMSDIGHEHARHLGVAPVLDSMSRWPDLPIYKLLLGVDLTQCPQGLAALEKTWPQFQFAYAHLPSRPLWQFASVVSREVNKTTLFQQLLTYHGLAREQVIAFGDGGSDCEFLLSAGVGVAMDNASSAVKACANFVTRSSSKDGVAYALERLVPPL; encoded by the coding sequence ATGGAAACTCTACAGCTAGAGCAGCTGGCGCAAAGCGAGCTGCCGGCGTCACCTATCCGCCTCGCCTATTTTGATATCGACGGCACATTGCTCGATGCCGACGGCAAGCTGCCGGCGCCAGTGATTCAAGCTATCCAGCGCATCCAGCGCCAGGGCGTGTTAACAGCCTTTGCGACCGGCCGGCCACCCTTTGCCACCGAAGCGCTGCAGCGCCAATTATCCATGAATGCGCCGAGCGTGTTTTACACCGGCGCACTGTGTGAGGCCGAGACTATTTGCCACGCCGATCACACCTTGGCCCTGGTGGAGCTGGCGCCGCTGTTGATGCAGGCGCAGGTGTATGGTTTTCACGCGGAAGTGTATTATCGCGACCACTATCGCGTTGAAGCCATGAGCGATATTGGCCATGAACACGCGCGCCACTTGGGCGTCGCGCCGGTGCTTGATAGCATGAGCCGCTGGCCGGATCTGCCCATCTACAAATTGCTCTTGGGCGTTGATTTGACCCAGTGCCCGCAAGGCCTCGCGGCGCTGGAAAAAACTTGGCCGCAATTTCAATTCGCCTATGCCCATCTGCCGTCGCGCCCCCTGTGGCAATTTGCCAGCGTGGTGTCGCGCGAGGTGAATAAAACCACACTATTTCAGCAGTTGCTCACTTATCATGGCCTCGCGCGGGAGCAGGTCATAGCCTTCGGCGACGGCGGTTCTGACTGTGAGTTTTTATTGTCGGCTGGGGTGGGCGTGGCGATGGATAATGCGTCCTCGGCAGTGAAAGCCTGCGCCAACTTTGTGACTCGCTCGTCATCAAAAGATGGCGTAGCCTATGCCCTCGAAAGGCTAGTTCCGCCGCTTTAG
- a CDS encoding AraC family transcriptional regulator, with translation MAQADVSVPSEYARTLLQTVAENGGNRDQLMAELGIAEAELTPGRGFSALKYGKLYQRVMRVMQDECFGMFSGGKVRLGSFRLLCLTVIQSTNLRQAIVRSGEFCEICRGFLVRSRLLEPAPGVARVEMCGISSVSPEAFAEMVNNATPNQVRTSLAVWQRFNSWLIGREIPLTGIYFAFSCPDEFREMAECYPAQLHFDQAFTGYEFDASFLDAPVVQNQNTLMDFVRSAPYHLVISDSSQQSLKAKVRAILSKDVSGSQPSAEDVASRLNLSVTTLRRKLQAEDTSYQRLKDECRMEAAFHYLSCPELTNSCIAERLGFDESSAFFRAFKKWTGVTPGDYRKGLDKP, from the coding sequence ATGGCTCAAGCCGACGTTAGTGTGCCCAGTGAATATGCCCGAACCCTGCTGCAAACCGTGGCGGAGAACGGCGGCAACCGCGATCAATTGATGGCGGAGCTAGGTATTGCGGAGGCTGAGCTCACGCCCGGTAGGGGTTTCTCTGCGCTTAAGTATGGCAAGTTGTATCAGCGCGTTATGCGGGTGATGCAGGATGAATGCTTTGGCATGTTCAGCGGCGGTAAAGTTCGGCTCGGCTCGTTTCGACTGCTCTGCCTCACGGTCATTCAGTCCACCAATTTGCGTCAGGCGATTGTGCGCTCGGGGGAGTTTTGTGAGATTTGCCGAGGGTTTTTGGTTCGCTCGCGCCTGCTCGAGCCAGCGCCAGGTGTGGCGCGGGTGGAAATGTGCGGCATTAGCTCGGTCTCGCCTGAAGCCTTTGCCGAGATGGTCAATAACGCGACGCCGAACCAAGTGCGCACCAGTCTTGCCGTGTGGCAGCGTTTCAACTCCTGGTTAATCGGTCGAGAGATTCCGCTCACCGGTATCTATTTTGCGTTTTCCTGCCCGGATGAATTTCGCGAAATGGCCGAGTGTTATCCCGCCCAGCTGCATTTCGATCAGGCTTTTACCGGCTACGAGTTCGACGCCAGCTTCCTAGACGCGCCGGTGGTGCAAAATCAAAATACCTTGATGGATTTCGTGCGCTCGGCACCTTACCACTTGGTGATAAGCGATAGCAGCCAGCAGAGTCTCAAGGCCAAGGTGAGGGCTATCTTGTCGAAAGATGTGAGTGGTAGCCAACCCAGCGCCGAGGACGTGGCCTCCCGCTTAAACCTATCGGTCACCACCCTAAGGCGCAAATTGCAAGCGGAGGATACCTCCTATCAGCGCTTAAAGGACGAGTGTCGCATGGAGGCCGCCTTTCACTATTTGAGTTGCCCAGAGTTGACCAATAGTTGCATTGCCGAGCGTTTGGGCTTTGACGAAAGCAGTGCCTTTTTCCGCGCCTTTAAAAAGTGGACCGGCGTGACCCCCGGCGACTACCGCAAAGGCCTAGACAAGCCTTAA
- a CDS encoding acyl-CoA dehydrogenase C-terminal domain-containing protein: MSDYKAPLREIQYVMWELLGYEQHYQSLPGGDEASSDVVNAVIEEGAKFCENVLAPLNAVGDREGCTWNDGEVTTPTGFKEAYQQYVEAGWPSMCHHEEHGGQGLPQSLGTILSEMVGSANWSWGMYPGLSHGCMNTLEAHGTAEQKEQYLGKLVEGSWTGTMCLTEPHCGTDLGMLRTKAEPNADGSYNISGTKIFISAGEHDMSENIIHIVLARLPDAPAGTKGISLFIVPKFNVNADGSVGDRNTLKCGSLEHKMGIHGNSTCVMNFDGAKGFLIGPPNKGLNCMFTFMNTARVGTALQGLAHAEVGFQKSLEYARDRLQMRSLSGPKNPDGPADPIIVHPDVRRMLLTQKALAEGARMLIYYTAQQVDIVDRSTDEDARKAADELLGFLTPIAKAFVTETGFEAANLGLQCFGGHGFIAEWGMEQNVRDCRISMLYEGTTGIQALDLLGRKVLMTNGESLKRFTKIVHKFCKAQEGNDKVTEFITPLMAINKEWGELTMHIGLLAMENPEEVGAASVDFLMYSGYATLAYFWAMAAADAQAKLDSGAADAAFYEAKLKTARFYYQRLLPRTRALVDTMKSGANNLMALEAEHFAF; this comes from the coding sequence ATGAGTGATTACAAAGCCCCGTTGCGCGAAATCCAATATGTAATGTGGGAGCTGCTTGGCTATGAGCAGCATTACCAGTCTTTGCCCGGCGGTGACGAGGCGAGCTCAGATGTAGTTAACGCCGTTATTGAAGAGGGCGCGAAGTTCTGTGAGAACGTGTTGGCACCTCTTAATGCCGTGGGCGATAGAGAAGGCTGCACGTGGAACGATGGTGAAGTGACCACGCCAACGGGCTTTAAAGAAGCTTATCAGCAATATGTAGAAGCCGGTTGGCCCTCTATGTGTCACCACGAAGAGCACGGTGGCCAAGGCTTGCCGCAGTCCTTGGGTACGATCCTGAGTGAAATGGTAGGTTCGGCTAACTGGTCTTGGGGTATGTACCCTGGCCTGTCTCACGGTTGTATGAATACCTTAGAAGCGCACGGCACCGCTGAACAAAAAGAACAGTATTTAGGTAAGTTGGTTGAGGGCAGCTGGACTGGCACCATGTGCTTGACAGAACCTCATTGCGGCACCGACCTCGGTATGTTGCGTACCAAGGCAGAGCCCAATGCGGACGGCTCCTATAATATTTCTGGCACCAAGATTTTTATCTCTGCCGGCGAGCACGACATGTCCGAGAACATTATCCATATTGTGTTAGCGCGCCTGCCCGATGCACCGGCCGGTACCAAGGGTATTTCCCTGTTCATCGTGCCTAAATTCAATGTTAACGCCGATGGCTCAGTGGGCGATCGCAACACCCTGAAGTGTGGTTCGCTCGAGCACAAGATGGGCATTCACGGTAACTCTACCTGTGTCATGAACTTTGACGGCGCCAAGGGCTTCCTTATTGGCCCGCCAAACAAAGGCTTGAACTGCATGTTCACCTTTATGAATACCGCCCGCGTGGGTACTGCCTTGCAAGGTTTGGCGCACGCTGAAGTTGGCTTCCAGAAGTCTTTGGAGTACGCCCGCGACCGCCTGCAAATGCGCTCCTTGTCGGGTCCGAAAAACCCGGATGGCCCAGCCGACCCAATTATTGTGCACCCAGACGTTCGCCGTATGCTGCTGACGCAAAAAGCCTTGGCCGAAGGCGCGCGTATGTTGATTTATTACACGGCGCAGCAGGTTGATATCGTTGACCGCAGCACTGATGAAGACGCGCGTAAAGCCGCCGATGAATTGCTAGGTTTCTTGACGCCTATCGCTAAGGCCTTTGTCACCGAAACTGGCTTTGAAGCCGCCAACCTAGGCCTACAGTGCTTCGGTGGTCATGGTTTTATTGCCGAGTGGGGTATGGAGCAGAATGTTCGCGATTGCCGTATCTCTATGTTGTACGAAGGCACAACCGGCATTCAGGCGCTCGATTTGTTGGGCCGCAAAGTGTTGATGACCAATGGCGAGTCGCTCAAGCGCTTCACCAAGATTGTGCATAAGTTCTGTAAGGCGCAAGAAGGCAACGACAAGGTCACCGAATTTATTACGCCGTTAATGGCGATTAATAAAGAGTGGGGCGAGTTGACCATGCACATTGGCTTGCTAGCGATGGAAAACCCAGAGGAAGTGGGCGCTGCGTCGGTAGATTTCTTGATGTACTCAGGGTACGCCACGCTGGCTTACTTCTGGGCTATGGCAGCTGCCGATGCACAGGCTAAGTTAGACAGCGGCGCAGCCGATGCGGCCTTCTACGAAGCCAAGCTCAAGACGGCGCGTTTCTACTATCAGCGCTTGTTGCCGCGTACCCGCGCATTGGTTGATACCATGAAGTCTGGCGCCAACAACCTGATGGCTCTGGAAGCAGAACACTTCGCTTTCTAA
- a CDS encoding SCP2 sterol-binding domain-containing protein, which produces MAFTFQQLQQRFETSFRPEQAAGIDSLFQYVIPDGSNFYMRIKCGQLDFNAGDASSTADLTITMEWKTLDELFQGRVSGMQAFMFGHIKVAGSLALASKLIEVFAPIE; this is translated from the coding sequence GTGGCATTTACTTTCCAGCAATTGCAGCAGCGATTCGAGACCAGCTTTAGGCCTGAACAGGCCGCTGGGATCGACTCGCTGTTTCAGTATGTCATTCCCGATGGCAGTAATTTCTATATGCGTATAAAGTGCGGGCAGTTAGATTTTAACGCCGGCGACGCGTCATCTACCGCAGACTTAACCATTACCATGGAATGGAAAACCCTTGATGAACTGTTTCAGGGGCGAGTTAGCGGCATGCAGGCCTTCATGTTTGGCCATATCAAAGTGGCGGGAAGCTTGGCCTTGGCGTCAAAGCTGATCGAGGTTTTTGCACCCATAGAATAA
- a CDS encoding AMP-binding protein, whose amino-acid sequence MIDTNSTVVEVLNKACETFAGNTAFTCLGQSMTFAELDHLSLQFACYLQQRTELKPGDRIAVQLPNLLQYPVVVFGALRAGLTVVNTNPLYTQRELEHQLNDSGAKALVVLANIADVAAQVVDRTAVKQVIVTEVGDLHRPIKRLLINSVLKYIKREVPKVSFKHQVSLRSTFQAGDLNRYEPSAQEPQDIAVLQYTGGTTGVAKGAMLTHANLVANMQQVREMLGDSVSIGKEHYVAPLPLYHIYAFTLHCMTLLAAGCQSTLIPNPRDIPSFVKMMKGKQITGFVGLNTLFNALCRDESFTKLDFSSLHTTASGGMALTTEAAKRWLEVTGCVVGEGYGMTETSPVVSFNPPAAIQQGTVGLPVPETELKVIDEAGNTLAQGEAGELCVRGPQVMKGYWQRPEETAKVLDAEGWLKTGDMAVIQEDGYVRIVDRKKDMIIVSGFNVYPNEVEDVICQHPGVVEAAAVGLPDEKSGEQVKLFVVVSDTSLTEKDIIAFCRTNLTGYKVPRSVEFRTELPKSNVGKILRRELKPAA is encoded by the coding sequence GTGATAGATACAAATAGCACTGTGGTTGAAGTGTTGAACAAAGCTTGCGAAACCTTTGCGGGTAACACAGCGTTCACTTGTTTAGGTCAATCCATGACCTTCGCTGAATTAGATCATTTGAGTTTACAATTCGCCTGTTATTTGCAACAGCGAACCGAGCTCAAGCCGGGCGATCGCATCGCGGTGCAGCTGCCTAATTTATTGCAATACCCTGTGGTTGTGTTCGGGGCCTTGCGCGCAGGCCTCACTGTGGTAAATACCAATCCGCTATATACCCAGCGCGAGCTCGAGCATCAACTCAATGACTCGGGTGCTAAGGCGCTTGTGGTGCTCGCTAATATTGCCGATGTGGCGGCACAGGTAGTAGATCGAACTGCTGTTAAGCAAGTGATTGTGACGGAAGTGGGCGATTTGCACCGGCCCATTAAGCGCTTGCTGATCAACTCGGTGTTGAAATACATCAAGCGCGAAGTACCTAAGGTGTCGTTCAAGCACCAAGTTAGTTTGCGCTCCACCTTTCAAGCGGGCGATTTGAATCGCTATGAGCCCTCTGCCCAAGAGCCGCAAGATATCGCTGTGTTGCAATATACCGGTGGCACAACTGGTGTCGCCAAGGGCGCGATGCTGACCCACGCTAATTTGGTTGCCAATATGCAACAGGTGCGCGAAATGCTCGGTGATTCGGTGAGTATTGGCAAAGAGCACTATGTGGCACCGCTGCCGCTGTACCATATCTATGCGTTTACCCTGCACTGCATGACCTTGCTGGCCGCTGGCTGCCAGTCGACCTTGATTCCCAACCCGCGCGATATCCCAAGCTTCGTGAAAATGATGAAGGGCAAACAGATCACCGGTTTTGTTGGCTTGAATACGTTATTTAATGCGCTCTGCCGCGACGAATCTTTTACCAAGTTAGACTTTTCTTCGCTACATACCACCGCCTCTGGTGGCATGGCGCTAACCACTGAAGCGGCTAAGCGCTGGCTCGAAGTTACCGGCTGCGTGGTGGGTGAAGGCTATGGCATGACCGAGACCTCTCCGGTTGTATCGTTTAATCCACCGGCGGCGATTCAGCAGGGCACCGTTGGTTTGCCCGTGCCTGAAACGGAATTAAAAGTCATCGACGAAGCGGGTAATACCTTAGCGCAGGGCGAGGCTGGTGAGCTTTGTGTGCGCGGGCCGCAGGTGATGAAAGGTTATTGGCAGCGCCCTGAAGAAACCGCCAAAGTGCTGGATGCCGAGGGTTGGCTCAAGACCGGCGATATGGCTGTTATTCAAGAAGATGGCTATGTGCGCATTGTGGATCGCAAAAAAGACATGATCATTGTGTCTGGTTTTAATGTCTATCCCAATGAAGTTGAGGATGTTATTTGTCAGCACCCAGGTGTGGTTGAAGCTGCAGCCGTAGGTTTGCCGGATGAAAAAAGTGGCGAGCAAGTTAAGCTGTTTGTGGTGGTTTCCGATACCAGTTTGACGGAAAAAGACATCATCGCCTTTTGCCGAACTAACCTGACCGGTTATAAAGTGCCGAGAAGCGTTGAGTTTAGAACTGAGCTGCCGAAATCAAATGTCGGTAAAATCTTACGGCGAGAATTAAAGCCGGCCGCCTAA
- a CDS encoding patatin-like phospholipase family protein, with protein sequence MKSALVLSGGGARAAYQVGVLQALAEILPASQKNPFPIICGTSAGAINALAIASHTGSFRESVTDLVGMWQNLTVDQVYKNSLADLLRGVGKIGLSFFNQGVGKAQPIALLDNSPLHQLIHDNIHFKNIAPAIESGNLDAVCITAMGYSSGESVSFFQGKPELRGWRRYHRIGTPTQLDARHLLASSAIPTIFPTVRINREYFGDGALRQLAPISPALHLGADRVFVVGVSGNRNPEHWGKRRPVRHSPSMAQIIGHLFNAAFVDSLEADIEHLERVNKLLNMVPEEKRKEAGLPLRTVESLIISPSQELDKIAGRKVRYLPKTLRWFFSSTGATAKGGGATAASYLLFAPQFCSELIELGYQDTMWEADTVRAFFAEK encoded by the coding sequence ATGAAAAGTGCTCTTGTTCTTTCCGGTGGCGGTGCACGCGCGGCCTATCAAGTGGGGGTTTTACAGGCTTTGGCTGAAATCCTTCCGGCCAGCCAGAAAAATCCATTTCCCATTATTTGCGGCACCTCTGCCGGCGCGATCAATGCCCTTGCAATTGCCAGTCACACTGGGTCTTTTCGAGAGTCTGTGACCGATTTGGTTGGCATGTGGCAGAACCTAACCGTCGATCAGGTATATAAAAACTCTTTGGCTGATTTGCTGCGCGGGGTCGGAAAAATAGGGTTGTCTTTCTTTAATCAGGGCGTGGGCAAAGCGCAGCCCATTGCATTGCTGGATAATTCGCCCTTACATCAACTGATTCACGACAATATCCATTTCAAAAATATCGCACCGGCGATTGAAAGCGGCAACTTAGATGCGGTTTGTATTACCGCTATGGGTTATTCATCGGGTGAGTCGGTGAGCTTTTTTCAAGGTAAACCAGAGTTAAGAGGTTGGCGCCGCTACCATCGAATTGGTACTCCAACTCAGTTAGATGCCCGTCACTTATTAGCATCGTCGGCGATACCCACTATTTTCCCAACCGTGCGTATTAATAGAGAGTATTTTGGCGACGGCGCCCTGCGTCAATTGGCACCCATTAGCCCTGCATTGCACTTGGGTGCGGATAGGGTTTTTGTGGTGGGGGTGAGCGGTAATAGAAATCCTGAGCATTGGGGTAAGCGCCGGCCGGTGCGCCATTCACCCTCTATGGCGCAGATCATTGGCCATTTATTTAATGCGGCTTTCGTCGATAGTTTGGAGGCGGATATTGAACATTTAGAGAGGGTCAATAAGTTACTCAATATGGTGCCAGAGGAAAAGCGCAAAGAAGCGGGCTTGCCCTTGCGCACCGTTGAAAGTCTCATTATTTCGCCGTCCCAAGAGCTGGATAAAATTGCCGGTCGAAAAGTGCGTTATCTGCCGAAAACCTTGCGTTGGTTTTTTAGCTCCACCGGTGCAACGGCAAAAGGTGGCGGTGCGACAGCGGCGAGCTATCTACTCTTTGCGCCGCAGTTTTGCTCCGAGCTGATTGAGTTGGGCTACCAAGATACGATGTGGGAGGCCGATACTGTTAGGGCTTTCTTTGCTGAGAAGTAG
- a CDS encoding TetR/AcrR family transcriptional regulator, translated as MNDSTKSRRAKGEQTRQNILEATLRLIVARGHHAVTHRAVAAEAAVNLSLTTYYFKDLQELIRHAFEFYSERTSKAVGDMWTAINSHLDSMSVDTVEQKAEIADWLATMAAEYILDEFKNKSDNLTLEMTLFYDLHLEKGLRDIGYQLRTRFKSDFIAVCHRLGSDQPETDAALLLGEVQRLEYQGLAEGGELTREQIYQQLNRLIRLIMKI; from the coding sequence ATGAATGATTCAACTAAGTCCCGTCGTGCAAAGGGCGAGCAAACCCGACAAAATATTTTAGAGGCCACGCTAAGGTTAATTGTTGCGCGTGGCCATCACGCGGTAACCCATCGCGCCGTGGCGGCGGAGGCGGCCGTTAACCTATCCTTGACCACCTATTATTTTAAAGATTTGCAGGAGCTTATCCGGCATGCCTTTGAATTTTATAGCGAGCGTACATCGAAGGCCGTGGGCGATATGTGGACTGCTATTAATAGCCATCTCGATTCCATGAGCGTGGACACGGTAGAGCAAAAGGCCGAGATCGCTGACTGGCTGGCGACCATGGCGGCTGAGTATATTTTAGATGAATTTAAAAATAAGTCCGATAATCTGACCTTGGAGATGACATTGTTTTATGATTTGCATCTTGAGAAGGGGTTGCGCGATATTGGTTATCAATTAAGAACTCGATTTAAGTCCGATTTTATTGCCGTGTGCCATCGCTTGGGGTCGGATCAACCTGAAACTGATGCAGCGCTCTTGTTAGGTGAAGTACAGAGGTTGGAGTACCAGGGTTTAGCCGAAGGTGGTGAACTCACTAGAGAGCAGATATACCAACAACTAAACCGTTTAATCCGCTTGATAATGAAAATTTAA
- a CDS encoding diguanylate cyclase domain-containing protein produces MSLSLYLCTLALSTQASLVALTPEQHTYLTTKKQLTYCVDPNWMPFEAVKNGVHIGMSKDYVELLSKSLEIPFVLVPTSRWRQTLDYLEQGRCDLIPMLNRTAERETYASFSDVYFRDPNVLVVRTNHLNEIKGYSDLHGKSLAVIDGYMQEEYLRNEHPEIALVRVASELAGLMRVSSGDVDAVAGSLLAVTRHIQNAGLSNLHIATDLPQGDELRLAVHKNNPELLAILNLAIDNFSHQDHSRIYSSWNPISIATKTDYSLAWKIALASILILLLLLERYRASKKVNSILLEKNMELKAVHAQLSTQHQHLLFLATHDNLTGLLNRKSILEHIEKELTRWRRQQFPLTLLILDLDKFKSINDKYGHNAGDITLKTFANTLTKVVRETDFCARWGGEEFIIVSSNTDLKAASTLAERIHNKLAVATTPDAPTASCSIGIAQYHQQDSFEQWFERADKALYRAKMRGGKCTATESENSNG; encoded by the coding sequence ATGTCACTGAGCCTATACCTCTGCACCCTCGCGCTATCGACACAGGCAAGTTTAGTGGCGCTTACCCCTGAGCAGCACACTTACTTAACCACAAAGAAACAACTCACCTATTGCGTTGACCCCAACTGGATGCCTTTTGAAGCCGTTAAAAACGGCGTTCACATCGGTATGTCAAAAGATTATGTGGAGCTTCTGAGCAAAAGCCTCGAAATCCCCTTTGTGCTTGTACCAACGTCGCGTTGGCGACAAACCCTAGACTACCTAGAGCAAGGCCGGTGCGACCTTATCCCCATGCTAAATCGCACGGCAGAGCGAGAGACCTATGCAAGCTTTTCCGATGTTTATTTTAGAGACCCCAATGTGTTGGTGGTTCGCACCAACCACCTGAACGAGATCAAAGGCTACTCGGATTTACACGGTAAATCCCTAGCGGTCATCGACGGTTACATGCAAGAAGAATACTTGCGCAATGAGCATCCAGAAATCGCCTTGGTACGAGTTGCATCGGAACTTGCGGGCTTAATGCGGGTATCGAGTGGCGATGTGGACGCCGTAGCGGGTTCGCTGCTGGCCGTTACACGGCACATTCAAAACGCCGGTCTGTCCAACCTTCATATTGCCACCGACTTACCCCAAGGGGACGAATTGCGCCTTGCGGTTCATAAGAACAATCCAGAACTCTTGGCAATTTTAAATTTAGCGATAGACAACTTCTCACATCAGGATCACTCTCGCATTTACAGCAGCTGGAACCCCATTAGCATCGCCACCAAAACCGATTACAGCTTGGCTTGGAAAATTGCGCTAGCTTCCATCCTCATACTGCTCTTGCTGTTGGAAAGATACCGAGCCAGTAAAAAGGTCAATAGCATACTGCTCGAGAAAAACATGGAGCTGAAAGCTGTACACGCGCAACTATCGACCCAACATCAACATCTTTTGTTTCTGGCAACACACGATAACTTAACTGGGCTTCTCAATAGGAAAAGTATTTTAGAGCATATAGAGAAAGAACTTACCCGTTGGCGCCGTCAGCAATTTCCATTAACGCTACTCATATTAGACTTGGATAAATTCAAAAGTATCAATGATAAATACGGGCACAACGCCGGTGACATTACCCTGAAAACCTTTGCCAACACCCTGACCAAAGTCGTCAGAGAAACGGATTTTTGCGCGCGCTGGGGAGGAGAGGAATTTATTATTGTCAGTTCCAACACGGATTTAAAAGCCGCAAGCACACTCGCCGAGCGCATACACAACAAATTGGCCGTGGCAACCACCCCTGACGCCCCCACGGCTAGTTGCAGCATTGGCATCGCCCAATACCATCAACAAGATAGCTTTGAGCAATGGTTTGAACGGGCAGACAAAGCCCTATATCGGGCCAAAATGCGCGGCGGGAAATGTACGGCGACTGAATCTGAGAACAGTAACGGGTAA